One Thermogemmatispora onikobensis DNA window includes the following coding sequences:
- a CDS encoding DUF1028 domain-containing protein: protein MDRSSLLCCEPLAHTYSIVARDGASGQLGVAVQSYYFGVGNVVPWAEAGVGAVATQAFVNTDYGPEGLALLREGLSAAQALERLLQRDEEREIRQVALVDAQGGVAVHTGKRCVAAAGHLSGDGFAVQANMMVNDGIWPAMKRAYEESTGDLCDRLLAALEAAQAAGGDIRGQQAAGLVIVSGRRTEQPWRERLFDLRVDDHPRPVEELRRLATIRKAWLLFEQSNERLLAQRPDEAVRLFRQALALDPDNADLKFRGTAILLQAGEVPQALVLLREVFASKPGWAELVPRLAAVGLIPDDPELLTLILDQRA, encoded by the coding sequence ATGGATCGCTCTTCTTTGCTCTGCTGTGAGCCGTTGGCTCACACCTATTCCATTGTAGCCCGCGATGGCGCCTCCGGGCAGCTTGGTGTTGCCGTGCAATCGTACTACTTCGGCGTCGGAAACGTGGTTCCCTGGGCCGAGGCAGGCGTGGGTGCGGTTGCTACGCAAGCCTTTGTCAATACGGACTACGGGCCCGAGGGGCTGGCTCTGCTGCGGGAAGGATTGAGTGCCGCTCAGGCGCTGGAGCGCCTGCTCCAGCGTGATGAGGAGCGCGAGATCCGCCAGGTTGCTCTGGTGGATGCCCAGGGAGGCGTCGCCGTTCACACGGGAAAGCGCTGCGTGGCGGCTGCCGGCCACCTGAGCGGCGATGGCTTCGCAGTCCAGGCCAATATGATGGTCAACGATGGCATCTGGCCAGCTATGAAGCGAGCCTACGAGGAGAGCACAGGTGACCTCTGCGATCGCCTGCTTGCCGCCCTGGAGGCGGCCCAGGCCGCAGGCGGTGACATTCGTGGTCAGCAAGCAGCAGGACTGGTGATCGTCTCGGGCAGGCGGACAGAGCAGCCGTGGCGCGAACGCCTTTTCGACCTGCGCGTCGACGATCATCCTCGCCCTGTTGAAGAATTAAGGCGCCTGGCCACTATCCGTAAAGCCTGGCTCCTATTCGAGCAGAGTAACGAGCGGCTGCTGGCGCAGCGGCCCGATGAGGCGGTCAGGCTGTTCCGGCAGGCCCTTGCACTTGACCCTGACAACGCAGATCTCAAGTTTCGCGGGACGGCGATCCTGCTGCAGGCCGGCGAGGTCCCGCAGGCGCTGGTCCTGCTTCGAGAGGTCTTTGCCAGCAAACCAGGCTGGGCGGAGCTGGTCCCGCGCCTGGCCGCTGTCGGACTGATCCCCGATGACCCGGAGCTGCTCACGTTGATCCTGGATCAGCGGGCGTGA
- a CDS encoding helix-turn-helix transcriptional regulator, giving the protein MAYGWHGALDRRAQLFPLWLEYARRCHDPYQLRHLYTHLASSYALHSQWPEAEEALARSQLIVEQLASPEPAALLQWTRGLLLAPRGKLAEAEDLIKAALAWYRQHAPQSLAWWLGGLGFVQAIQGKQQEAQVCLVELEALVASLPEESMPLAHALCFMAATSAVLADQSWATRLYPRLLPFRGQFHSFLVDRLLGALALLTGETAAAEAHLARAEAAARRLGLSFELAATLGTQSFLVLARDGSQGIAQARALLEEAVALSNSTGNPALVQLLQHQWQEWACQREQAASLTRPTLPPLPAGLSRREVQVLRFVAQGKSNRQIAEILVISERTVANHLRSIFNKTGLDNRAAAAVFAIRHGLLD; this is encoded by the coding sequence ATGGCCTATGGCTGGCATGGCGCACTCGACCGACGCGCCCAGCTGTTTCCTCTCTGGCTTGAGTACGCTCGCCGTTGCCATGACCCCTATCAGCTGCGGCACCTCTATACCCATCTGGCCTCTAGCTATGCCCTGCACAGCCAGTGGCCCGAGGCCGAGGAGGCCCTGGCCAGGAGCCAGTTGATCGTTGAGCAGCTCGCCAGCCCCGAGCCAGCGGCGCTGCTGCAGTGGACCCGTGGTCTGCTCCTGGCCCCGCGGGGGAAGCTGGCTGAGGCTGAGGACCTCATCAAGGCGGCTCTCGCCTGGTATCGCCAGCACGCCCCCCAGTCGCTGGCCTGGTGGCTTGGTGGCCTCGGCTTTGTCCAGGCTATCCAGGGCAAACAGCAGGAGGCGCAGGTCTGCCTCGTCGAGCTGGAGGCGCTCGTAGCCTCGCTGCCAGAGGAGTCTATGCCCCTGGCCCACGCCCTTTGCTTCATGGCCGCCACCAGCGCTGTGCTCGCTGACCAGAGCTGGGCCACACGCCTCTATCCCCGCCTGCTTCCTTTTCGCGGTCAGTTCCATTCGTTTCTGGTCGATCGTCTCCTTGGCGCGCTGGCCCTCCTGACGGGGGAGACCGCTGCCGCCGAGGCTCATCTCGCCCGCGCAGAGGCGGCTGCCAGGCGCCTTGGCCTCTCCTTCGAGCTGGCTGCGACCCTGGGAACGCAGTCTTTCCTCGTGCTTGCGCGCGATGGTTCGCAGGGGATAGCCCAGGCCCGCGCGCTTCTGGAGGAAGCTGTTGCCTTGAGCAATAGTACAGGTAACCCTGCCCTGGTACAGCTCTTGCAGCACCAATGGCAGGAGTGGGCCTGTCAACGTGAGCAGGCCGCAAGCCTCACTCGCCCGACCTTGCCGCCTCTGCCGGCGGGCCTGAGCCGACGCGAAGTCCAGGTCCTGCGCTTTGTCGCTCAGGGAAAGAGCAATCGCCAGATCGCAGAGATCCTGGTGATCAGTGAGCGCACGGTCGCCAATCATCTGCGCAGCATCTTCAACAAGACCGGGCTTGATAACCGCGCGGCTGCCGCTGTCTTCGCTATTCGTCATGGCCTGCTGGATTAG